Proteins encoded in a region of the Vicia villosa cultivar HV-30 ecotype Madison, WI linkage group LG5, Vvil1.0, whole genome shotgun sequence genome:
- the LOC131601932 gene encoding ankyrin repeat-containing protein At5g02620-like has product METEAETGQAQVLPVRSTRKKMTKQLTGKRDDTPLHSAARAGDMVSLKGTVDGAEEGKLREVFVKQNQGGETALYVAAEYGYVDMVREMIQYYDLADAGIKARNGFDALHIAAKQGDLDIVKILMEAHSELAMTVDPSNTTALHTAATQGHTEIVKFLLETGSSLAAIARSNGKTALHSAARNGHLEVVKAILEKEPGVVTRTDKKGQTALHMAVKGQSLVVVEELIKADPSTINMVDNKGNTALHIATRKGRTQIIKLILGQSETDGMAINKSGETALDTAEKTGHSEVKSILTEHGIQSGKSITKSQPKTAARELKQTVSDIKHEVHHQLEHTRQTRKSVQGIAKRLNKMHTEGLNNAINSTTVVAVLIATVAFAAIFTVPGQFVDDPKKVPKGKSLGEANIAPQAAFLIFFVFDSFALFISLAVVVVQTSIVVIESKAKKQMMAIINKLMWLACVLISVSFLALSFVVVGKNQRWLAIGVTIIGTTIMATTLGTMCYWVIRHRIEASNLRSIRKSSMGSRSRSFSVSVVMSDSEILNNERTKMYAI; this is encoded by the exons ATGGAGACAGAAGCTGAAACTGGGCAGGCTCAGGTTCTACCGGTGAGGTCGACTAGGAAGAAAATGACGAAACAGTTGACGGGGAAGCGTGACGATACGCCTTTACATTCTGCGGCGAGAGCAGGAGATATGGTTTCTTTGAAGGGGACGGTGGATGGTGCTGAAGAGGGTAAACTGCGGGAAGTGTTTGTGAAGCAGAATCAAGGTGGTGAAACGGCACTTTATGTTGCTGCTGAGTATGGTTATGTTGATATGGTTAGGGAGATGATTCAGTATTATGATCTTGCTGATGCTGGAATTAAAGCGAGAAATGGTTTTGATGCGCTTCATATTGCTGCTAAACAAGGGGATTTAG ATATAGTGAAGATCTTAATGGAGGCTCATTCTGAACTGGCGATGACTGTCGATCCATCCAACACAACAGCCTTACACACAGCTGCAACACAAGGGCACACTGAGATAGTGAAATTTCTATTAGAAACCGGTAGTAGCTTGGCAGCAATTGCTAGAAGTAATGGCAAAACAGCTTTGCATTCTGCTGCAAGAAATGGACATTTGGAGGTCGTGAAAGCAATTCTGGAGAAGGAGCCTGGTGTTGTAACAAGGACTGATAAAAAGGGACAGACGGCGCTTCATATGGCGGTAAAAGGGCAGAGTCTTGTGGTGGTAGAGGAGTTGATAAAAGCAGATCCATCAACAATAAACATGGTTGATAATAAGGGCAATACAGCATTGCATATAGCTACCAGGAAGGGTAGAACTCAG ATTATTAAGTTGATACTTGGACAGAGTGAAACAGATGGCATGGCAATAAACAAAAGCGGCGAAACAGCATTAGACACAGCTGAGAAAACAGGACACTCTGAAGTAAAAAGCATTCTAACAGAACacggtattcaaagtggaaaatcCATAACAAAATCTCAACCAAAAACAGCTGCCAGAGAATTAAAACAAACCGTCAGCGACATAAAGCACGAAGTCCATCACCAACTAGAACACACTCGCCAAACGCGAAAAAGCGTTCAAGGAATCGCAAAACGTCTCAACAAAATGCACACAGAAGGACTCAACAACGCAATAAACTCAACAACCGTCGTCGCAGTCCTCATAGCAACGGTTGCATTCGCCGCTATCTTCACCGTCCCAGGCCAATTCGTGGACGATCCAAAAAAAGTTCCTAAAGGAAAGTCGCTCGGCGAAGCAAACATAGCGCCGCAAGCTGCGTTTCTAATCTTCTTTGTGTTCGATTCGTTTGCGCTCTTCATTTCTTTAGCGGTTGTGGTGGTTCAAACATCAATAGTTGTTATTGAAAGCAAAGCAAAGAAGCAAATGATGGCTATCATTAACAAACTAATGTGGCTGGCATGTGTGCTTATTTCTGTTTCATTTTTGGCATTGTCTTTTGTAGTTGTTGGGAAAAATCAAAGGTGGCTTGCAATTGGAGTAACCATTATTGGAACAACTATTATGGCTACTACATTGGGGACAATGTGTTATTGGGTTATTAGGCATCGAATTGAAGCTTCAAATTTGAGGAGTATACGTAAATCTTCAATGGGAAGCAGGTCAAGGTCTTTTTCAGTTTCAGTTGTTATGTCAGATTCTGAGATATTAAATAATGAGCGTACTAAAATGTATGCTATTtag